In the genome of Myxococcus virescens, the window AGCGCGGCGAGACCTTCGTGATGCGGGGGGAAGCGCGCTCCGCGTCCGAGGAGTCGATTTCCTTCAGCACCTTCGTCGTGGGGCTGGGCACCGCGGTGCTCATCCACCTGGGAGGTGCACCCAATCCTGAAACGGGTCAGACGGAGAAGGACCTGCCGCTGGCCCGGCAGAACCTGGACCTCTTGTCCATGCTGCGCGCGAAGACGCGGGGCAACCTGACGGCCGAGGAAGAGAAGCTCTTCGACGGGCTGCTCGCGGACCTCCGCCTGCGCTACGTGGAGGCGACCAAGCGGTGAAGCACTCCAGCAGGAAGGGCCTGCCCGGCGGCATCCGCTTCGCCGCCATCGTGGGCCTGGTGCTCTCCATCTTCACGGGCTGGGCAGCGCTGATGGAAGCCGTCGAAATGGCGAACTTCTACGAGGCGCGCTCGCTCCGGATGGAGCAGGAGCTGCCTCGGATTCCCGGCGCCCCGGCACTCGACCCGAAGATTTTCGAGGTCTACTACGGGGCGCTGGAGCCCATGCGGGAGCCGCGCGCGGTGCTGCTGGGCTTGCTGGCCGTTGCCTGCGCCTTTGTCAGCGTGTCCGCGGCGCGCGTGCTGAATCCGGAGAACCTGCACCGCGACGCCATGAGCCGGGTCCTGAGCCGCGCGGCCATCATCGCCGCCGGGCTGCGCACCATCGACGGCGCACAGATGTCCGTGGCCAAGCAGCGCCTCTTCGCGGCGTTGGCGGAGCCGATGAGCAAGATGCCCGAGTTCCCACCGGACATCACCGTCGAGGCCTCTCGCGAAATCCTGAGCGCGATGGGCGTGGGGAGCGCCATCTTCGGCACCGTGGTGGTGGCGGGCACCTTCGCGATTCTGGGGCAGTACTTCCGCAGCCAGCGCGTCCGCGAGGCCATGGCCGTGCAGGACGGGCCGCAGGCGGAGTAGCCCTCCTCAGAGGGCGTCGGACTCCGGCAGTGTCGCCTGGCAGGTCGGCAGGAGGGCCTCCAGGACGGCGGCCCCTTCTGCGTCACGGCCCTCCAGCGCCAGCTCGTGGCCCGGAGCCACGCGCGGCAGCCGCAGCAGCTCCTTGCGCGTCAGCCCGAACACGTACGCCAAGTGGCCCACCGGCCAGCGCTCCTGCATGTGCTTGAAGGCCGCGTCGTCCATCTGGTCCAGCGGCACCGGGAGCTCCACGTCCTCGTAGACGACCCGCTCGCCGCCCACGCGCCGGCCGTTGCCGTACGCGATGACCTGCTCGCCTTCGTCTGGATCATAGACGTAGGCCTGGACGGCGGCGTTCGTCGCCCGGGAGAGCAGCCGGGGGAGCGCGTGGTGGGCCGCGTACCAGTGCGCGCCCTGCCGTCCCTCCGTGAAGGGAGCCACGTACGCCAGACGGACCACCTTGCGGCGCCGGTTGACGGACACCTTCAGCCCCGTCGCGCCCATCGCACCATCCAGCGCCAGCGCTTCACGCGCCAACCGGAGCAGCTCCAGGCCGCCGAAGCTTTCGAGTCGTAGGAGATATCCGCCGTGTGCTTTCAGTTTCAGCCCCCCAGGGGATTGGGCGCCGCCTATACCCGGCATCATACCCGCTGGCAACTCCGGCACCCTGAAAAGCAGGTGGTTACCAGGAGTCCAAACAATTTCAGGCAAACGGAAACGCCGCGCCACGTGCGCTGCTTGCCAAGGGGTGGCCGACTCTTACGTTGGAGGCATGCGACTCGACAAGTACACAGTGAAGGCGCAGGAGGCGATCCACGAGGGTCAGGCCCTGGCCCGTCGGGCGGACAATCCGCAGTACGAGCCCGAGCACCTGGCCGCTGCGCTGCTTGGCCAGAAGGACGGCATCGTCGACCCCTTGCTCCGGAAGATCGGAGCCGACGTGAAGCTGTTCGCCGCGCGGCTTGGCGAAGCGCTCCAGAAGCTGCCCCGCATGCAGGGGGGCGAGAGCGCGATGCTCGGCCAGCGGCTGCTCAAGACTTTCGACAAGGCCGAGGACGAGGCCAAGTCCCTCAAGGACGAGTTCATCTCCTCGGAGCACCTGCTGCTCGCGCTCACGCACGACAAGGGCGCGGTGGGCGAGGTGATGAAGTCCTCGGGCGTCACGCGGGAGCGCGTGCTGTCCGGGCTCAAGGACGTCCGGGGCTCCGGGCGCGTGACGAGCCAGGACGCCGAGTCGACCTACCAGGCGCTGGAGAAGTACGGCCGCGACCTCACGGAGGCGGCGCGCTCCGGCAAGCTCGACCCCGTCATCGGCCGTGACGAGGAGATCCGCCGGTGCGTCCAGGTGCTGAGCCGGCGCACCAAGAACAACCCGGTGCTCATCGGCGAGCCCGGCGTGGGCAAGACGGCCATCGCGGAAGGACTGGCGCGGCGCATCGTCGATGGCGACGTGCCGGAGGGCCTGAAGAACAAGCGCCTGGTGTCCCTGGATTTGGGCGCCATGGTGGCCGGCGCGAAATACCGCGGCGAGTTCGAGGAGCGCCTCAAGGCCGTCCTCAAGGAGATTGCCGACGCCGCGGGCGAGGTCATCCTCTTCATCGACGAGCTCCACACGCTGGTGGGCGCGGGCAAGGCCGAAGGGGCCATGGACGCGGGCAACATGCTCAAGCCGGCGCTGGCGCGCGGCGAGCTGCACTGCATCGGCGCCACCACGCTGGACGAGTACCGCAAGCACATCGAGAAGGACGCCGCGCTGGAGCGGCGCTTCCAGCCCGTCCTGGTGGGCGAGCCGAGCGTGCACGACACCATCAGCATCCTCCGCGGCCTGAAGGAGCGCTACGAGGTGCACCACGGCGTGCGCATCCAGGACAACGCCCTGGTGGCCGCCGCCACGCTGAGCCACCGCTACATCGCGGACCGGTTCCTGCCGGACAAGGCCATCGACCTGGTCGACGAGGCCTCCAGCCGCCTGCGCATCGAAATCGACTCCATGCCCACGGAGCTGGACGACGTGCGCCGGAAGATGACGCAGCTCCAGATTGAGCGGGAGGGCTTGCGCAAGGAGACGGACCCGCACTCGCAGGAGCGCCTGGGTCAGATTGAGAAGGAGCTGGCCAACCTGAGCGAGAAGTTCAACGCGCTCAAGGTGCACTGGGACGCGGAGAAGACGGCCATTGGCGCCATCCGCAGCCTGAAGGAGAAGCAGGAGAAGGCGAAGAACGACCAGGCCGCGGCCGAGCGTCAGGGCGACCTGAACCGCGCGGCGGAGCTGAAGTTCGGCGTCATCCCCTCGCTCGACAAGGAGCTGAAGGCGCAGAACGAGAAGCTGGCCGAGCTGCAGAAGAACCAGAAGTTCCTCAAGGAGGAGGTCGACGCGGAGGACATCGCCCAGGTGGTGGCCAAGTGGACGGGCATCCCCGTCTCGCGGCTGATGGAGGGCGAGGTCCAGAAGCTGGTCCACATGGAGGACCGGCTGGCGAACCGGGTGATTGGCCAGCGAAGCGCCATCGAGGCGGTGTCCAACGCCGTGCGCCGCGCGCGCAGCGGACTGCAGGACCCCAACCGCCCCATCGGTTCGTTCATCTTCCTGGGCCCCACGGGCGTGGGCAAGACGGAGACGGCCAAGGCGTTGGCGGAGTTCCTCTTCGATGACGACTCGGC includes:
- the clpB gene encoding ATP-dependent chaperone ClpB is translated as MRLDKYTVKAQEAIHEGQALARRADNPQYEPEHLAAALLGQKDGIVDPLLRKIGADVKLFAARLGEALQKLPRMQGGESAMLGQRLLKTFDKAEDEAKSLKDEFISSEHLLLALTHDKGAVGEVMKSSGVTRERVLSGLKDVRGSGRVTSQDAESTYQALEKYGRDLTEAARSGKLDPVIGRDEEIRRCVQVLSRRTKNNPVLIGEPGVGKTAIAEGLARRIVDGDVPEGLKNKRLVSLDLGAMVAGAKYRGEFEERLKAVLKEIADAAGEVILFIDELHTLVGAGKAEGAMDAGNMLKPALARGELHCIGATTLDEYRKHIEKDAALERRFQPVLVGEPSVHDTISILRGLKERYEVHHGVRIQDNALVAAATLSHRYIADRFLPDKAIDLVDEASSRLRIEIDSMPTELDDVRRKMTQLQIEREGLRKETDPHSQERLGQIEKELANLSEKFNALKVHWDAEKTAIGAIRSLKEKQEKAKNDQAAAERQGDLNRAAELKFGVIPSLDKELKAQNEKLAELQKNQKFLKEEVDAEDIAQVVAKWTGIPVSRLMEGEVQKLVHMEDRLANRVIGQRSAIEAVSNAVRRARSGLQDPNRPIGSFIFLGPTGVGKTETAKALAEFLFDDDSAMVRIDMSEYMEKHSVARLVGAPPGYVGYEEGGQLTEAVRRRPYTVVLFDEIEKAHHDVFNVLLQILDEGRLTDSQGRTVDFKNTVLILTSNIGSQDIQAGMAGKEELDERTRNEVMDALRAHFRPEFLNRVDEVVIFEPLRKKDIYRIVDLQLARLSKLLADKRLTLELTEKARELLAERGYDPTYGARPLKRAVQKNLLDPLALKVLGGEFVPGDHIQADAGPDGLTFAKVLVDTSKDVKRSA
- a CDS encoding DUF1844 domain-containing protein; translated protein: MSSGDEKRGETFVMRGEARSASEESISFSTFVVGLGTAVLIHLGGAPNPETGQTEKDLPLARQNLDLLSMLRAKTRGNLTAEEEKLFDGLLADLRLRYVEATKR